The Pyricularia oryzae 70-15 chromosome 5, whole genome shotgun sequence genome includes a region encoding these proteins:
- a CDS encoding coproporphyrinogen III oxidase, whose product MASPFRQAARLLSQSKARPQLNTPSFSFVAKTSRISQRGITRSATSGASSTAATYIPWAAAGLVATSLGAYWYKMTAEEPIRMDPASLAERDAQMMRESGVTEQSPMRLRMEEFIKEQQRLIVQGLEEVDGKKFRIDEWQRKEGGGGITCVLQDGNVFEKAGVGVSVVYGSLPRAAIEKMRVNHRNITGGSDTIPEKLDFFAAGLSLVVHPSNPMAPTVHCNYRYFETAFPDGTSGAWWFGGGADLTPSYLFDEDAIHFHRTLKDVCDKHDKDYFPRFKKWCDEYFFNKHRGESRGIGGIFFDDLDESVSDRDNTFAFIQDGLRAFLPSYVPIINRRKDMPFTPEEKEWQQLRRGKYVEFNLVHDRGTAFGLNSPGARVESILMSLPRTASWQYMHEPAPKSREARLTEILRSPKEWV is encoded by the exons ATGGCGTCCCCTTTTCGTCAGGCTGCCAGGCTGCTCAGTCAGTCCAAGGCACGCCCTCAACTTAACACCCCctcgttttcttttgttgcgAAAACATCTAGGATATCCCAACGTGGTATCACCAGATCGGCTACCTCTGGGGCTTCCTCCACAGCTGCGACATATATCCCCTGGGCTGCTGCAGGCCTTGTTGCCACATCCCTGGGAGCATACTGGTACAAGATG ACTGCAGAGGAGCCCATACGGATGGACCCTGCATCCCTCGCTGAGCGTGACGCTCAGATGATGCGTGAGTCTGGTGTGACGGAGCAATCCCCCATGCGGCTCCGGATGGAGGAGTTCATCAAGGAGCAGCAGCGTCTGATTGTGCAGGGCCTCGAGGAGGTCGACGGCAAAAAGTTCCGTATCGACGAGTGGCAACGCAAggagggcggtggcggcaTCACGTGCGTCCTACAAGACGGCAACGTCTTTGAGAAGGCTGGTGTCGGCGTTTCGGTCGTCTACGGTTCGCTCCCCAGGGCTGCCATTGAGAAGATGCGTGTCAACCACCGCAACATTACCGGTGGATCCGACACCATCCCGGAAAAGCTTGACTTCTTTGCCGCCGGTCTCAGTCTCGTCGTGCACCCGAGCAACCCTATGGCTCCGACGGTGCACTGCAACTACCGCTACTTTGAAACTGCATTCCCTGACGGTACCTCCGGGGCGTGGTGGTTCGGCGGCGGTGCGGACCTGACGCCTTCGTACCTGTTCGACGAGGACGCCATCCACTTCCACCGCACGCTCAAGGACGTATGCGACAAGCACGACAAGGATTACTTCCCCAGGTTCAAGAAGTGGTGCGACGAGTACTTCTTCAACAAGCACCGGGGCGAGTCCCGTGGCATTGGCGGCATCTTCTTTGACGACCTGGATGAGTCCGTGTCTGATAGGGACAACACGTTTGCCTTTATCCAGGACGGCCTCCGCGCATTCCTGCCCAGCTACGTGCCCATAATCAACCGGCGCAAGGACATGCCCTTCACCCCCGAGGAGAAGGAGTGGCAGCAGCTGAGGCGCGGCAAGTACGTCGAGTTCAACCTGGTCCACGATCGTGGTACCGCCTTTGGGCTCAACAGCCCCGGCGCCAGGGTCGAGAGTATCCTCATGAGCCTGCCCAGGACGGCCAGCTGGCAGTACATGCACGAGCCGGCTCCCAAGAGCCGCGAGGCAAGGTTGACGGAGATTTTGAGGTCCCCGAAGGAGTGGGTATAG
- a CDS encoding 40S ribosomal protein S23 — protein sequence MGKGKPRGLNAARKLRNNRREQRWADLAYKKRALGTAFKSSPFGGSSHAKGIVLEKVGVEAKQPNSAIRKCVRVQLIKNGKKVTAFVPNDGCLNFVDENDEVLLAGFGRKGKAKGDIPGVRFKVVKVSGVGLLALWKEKKEKPRS from the exons ATGGGTAAAGGAAAGCCTAGAGGACTCAACGCCGCGCGCAAGCTCCGGAACAACCGCCGTGAGCAGCGCTGGGCTGATCTTGCCTACAAGAAGCGTGCCCTGGGTACCGCCTTCAAGTCGTCGCCGTTTGGTGGCTCGTCCCACGCCAAGGGAATCGTTTTGGAGAAGGTCGGTGTTGAGGCCAAGCAGCCCAACTCTGCCATCAGGAAGTGTGTCAGGGTTCAGCTCATCAAGAACGGCAAGAAGGTTACTGCTTTCG TCCCCAACGACGGTTGCTTGAACTTCGTCGACGAGAACGACGAGGTCCTCCTGGCCGGTTTCGGTCGCAAGGGCAAGGCCAAGGGTGATATTCCCGGTGTGCGCTTCAAGGTCGTCAAGGTTTCGGGTGTCGGTCTGCTGGCTTTGtggaaggagaagaaggagaagcCTAGGTCTTAG
- a CDS encoding 26S proteasome regulatory subunit rpn-8: protein MPSTTAETLSLVTRNVSVAPLVLLSVVDHYNRESANQTKNKRVVGVLLGQNDGKNVRVSNSFAVPFEEDEKNPSVWFLDHNYVESMNDMFKKVNAREKLIGWYHSGPKLRASDLEINELFKRYTPNPLLVIIDVQPKEAGVPTDAYFAVDEIKDDGTATSRTFVHTPSIIEAEEAEEIGVEHLLRDIRDVAVGTLSTRLTNQLQSLQGLHLRLRDIQAYLQKVLDGDLPVNHAILGNLQDVFNLLPNLSTPSGGKGSGDGGLEHAMAVKTNDQLMSIYLSSLIRAITAFHDLIENKIQNRQQQEEKEAAKKEGEKDAKDGDKKEDGKGAVNGVNGDGPAKEGASDKDKEAGSKDKKK from the exons ATGCCGTCCACGACGGCAGAAACGCTGTCGCTTGTGACACGCAACGTCTCTGTTGCTCCTCTTGTCCTCCTCTCAGTCGTCGACCATTATAATCGCGAATCCGCAAACCAGACCAAGAACAAGCGAGTAGTCGGCGTACTATTAGGCCAGAACGACGGCAAGAATGTACGGGTATCCAACAGCTTTGCAG TTCCcttcgaggaggatgaaaAGAACCCATCAGTCTGGTTCTTGGATCACAACTATGTCGAGAGCATGAACGACATGTTCAAGAAGGTCAACGCGCGCGAAAAGCTGATAGGATGGTACCACTCTGGGCCCAAGCTGCGCGCCTCGGACCTCGAGATCAACGAACTGTTCAAGCGTTACACACCGAACCCACTACTGGTCATTATTGATGTCCAGCCGAAGGAGGCCGGCGTCCCGACAGATGCGTACTTTGCAGTGGACGAGATCAAGGAT GATGGCACAGCAACTTCAAGAACCTTTGTCCACACCCCATCAATcatcgaggccgaggaggccgaggagatcGGCGTCGAGCACCTCCTGCGCGACATCCGCGATGTGGCTGTCGGCACCTTGTCTACGCGCCTCACCAACCAGCTGCAGTCGCTCCAAGGCCTACACCTGAGGCTGCGCGACATCCAGGCCTACCTGCAAAAGGTGCTTGACGGTGATCTGCCCGTAAACCACGCCATCTTGGGCAACCTGCAGGACGTATTCAACCTGCTCCCTAACCTGTCGACGCCCAGCGGTGGCAAGGGcagcggcgacggcggcctggAGCACGCCATGGCGGTCAAGACCAATGACCAGCTCATGAGCATCTACCTCAGCAGCTTGATCAGGGCCATCACGGCTTTCCATGACCTGATTGAGAACAAGATCCAGAACCGACAGCAGcaagaggagaaggaggcggCCAAGAAGGAGGGCGAGAAGGATGCCAAGGACGGTGACAAGAAGGAGGACGGCAAGGGCGCCGTCAACGGTGTCAACGGGGATGGTCCTGCCAAGGAGGGCGCatcggacaaggacaaggaggcGGGGTcgaaggacaagaagaaatAG
- a CDS encoding adenylate kinase 1, whose protein sequence is MGAMEDQLQRLGSVLDSLDARVKKLEQHPTLGGGSSTAQEIRMILIGPPGAGKGTQAPKIKEKFSCCHLATGDMLRSQVAKKTPLGREAKKIMDQGGLVSDDIVIGMIKEELDTNVECKGGFILDGFPRTVPQAQSLDAMLQARNQKLQHAVELQIDDALLVARITGRLVHPASGRSYHTTFNPPKKAMTDDVTGEPLIQRSDDNADALKKRLATYHSQTAPVVDYYRKTGIWKPIDASQEPGTVWKSLLNIFDGDAKKASSAGGGILDKLAASGR, encoded by the exons ATGGGTGCCATGGAAGATCAATTGCAGCGCCTCGGCAGCGTCCTCGACTCTCTCGATGCTCGCGTTAAGAAGCTCGAGCAACATCCTACCCTGGGCGGCGGCTCCAGCACGGCGCAAGAGATTCGCATGATCCTGATAGGTCCTCCTGGTGCCG GCAAGGGCACCCAGGCTCCCAAGATCAAGGAAAAGTTCAGCTGCTGTCATCTG GCCACCGGTGACATGCTCCGCTCTCAAGTCGCCAAGAAGACTCCCCTCGGCcgcgaggccaagaagatcATGGACCAAGGTGGTCTGGTTAGCGACGACATCGTTATTGGCATGATCAAGGAAGAGCTGGACACCAACGTCGAGTGCAAGGGAGG ATTCATCCTCGATGGCTTCCCCAGGACCGTGCCACAAGCCCAGTCCCTCGACGCCATGTTGCAGGCGCGCAACCAGAAGCTCCAGCATGCTGTCGAGCTGCAGATCGACGACGCCCTGCTTGTCGCCCGCATTACTGGCCGCCTTGTGCACCCGGCCTCGGGCCGCTCTTACCATACCACCTTCAACCCTCCCAAGAAGGCCATGACTGACGACGTGACTGGCGAGCCGCTGATCCAGCGCTCCGACGACAACGCCGATGCGCTCAAGAAGCGCCTCGCAACCTACCACTCCCAGACTGCCCCCGTCGTCGACTACTACCGCAAGACTGGCATCTGGAAGCCCATCGATGCCTCCCAGGAGCCCGGTACCGTCTGGAAAAGCCTGCTCAACATCTTTGACGGcgacgccaagaaggccAGCTCCGCAGGCGGTGGCATCCTTGACAAACTTGCCGCCTCGGGCCGTTAA
- a CDS encoding vacuolar morphogenesis protein AvaB: MLSAFTARPIIELRPRDKFKIESIQTHSDRIFVGLSTGNLKIYRLTNDTNATKPTELLREVEKFSTRAIEQLAIIKEANTLVSLSNYAVSLHDLNNFRPIEAPLAKTKNATCFAVTSNVVEDPQTGIPEFISRLAVAVKRRLLLYSWHTSELSGNVEEVVLPEAIRTLTWSSATNIVVGMNAGYALVDVVTKETTEIIAGGGQGEPGSRLGAYSMGYMGLGGYMPKPLAARLGEGEMLLAKDINTVFVTSEGKVLEHKRQVPWQSAPDSIGYSYPYLIALLPPAKGSLEVRNPDTLSLLQTINLPGAAGLHFPPPNVSLAHGGKGFHISSDRCVWKMDATDYDTQVDELVKAGRYDEAISILNMLEDALLRNKIEVLREVKMLKAESLFRMKKFQQSMDLFNEEDVHAPAERVLRLFPPVIAGDLSGVPASDDGKAVEEEEVEANGSTDEHKEEKDQKQEPEPATPAKAAGGFTNRLWGLGHGLTHKKPDSDAASIASSRKPTKDDHPDDDNSSSSDKGKSSIADSGILEGKDLMDAVLELNGYLAGARARLQRVIDPTTGKLKPRNSTDPTVDSLLSGENKSQSDEQLEKDLRDTFRLVDTTLFRAFMYSRPALAGSLFRIPNCCDPDVVNAKLLEQNRYNELVDFFYGKRLHRQALELLKKFGDGDAPSDVAATLHGPERTVRYLQNLPPEMIDLILEFSEWTLRANPELGMEIFLADTENAETLPRDKVVDFLAGIDVELEVRYLDHIITELNDMTPDFHNRLVDILIRHLKTKERGDQWDEMMQRLLRFLDSSRQYAVMRAYTAIKDDSAFYEAQIIVLRLMDQHREALRICVFKMEDYARAEEYCNRVHKLEPEAAEPSSSMRTVDDQEKTEPSIYHTLLSLYLDPPRQMSDPAPSPKLGPALELLSKHGSRLPASSSLSLIPDSLPISELKAYFRGQIRSANSVLNEGKVVAKLRETAMVAAQSKLLLGDDGTGGRNRRVVVSEERVCGTCHKRLGGSVVAVMPDNAVVHYGCLGRAASGSSMGSGFGGRDARGPSWGRVGGH; encoded by the exons ATGCTCTCCGCCTTCACGGCCCGGCCCATCATTGAGCTCCGGCCGAGGGACAAGTTCAAGATTGAGAGCATACAAACACACA GTGACCGCATCTTCGTCGGCCTCAGCACTGGCAACCTGAAAATCTATCGCCTCACCAACGACACGAATGCAACGAAACCAACCGAACTCCTACGGGAGGTGGAAAAGTTCTCCACGCGCGCCATAGAGCAGCTCGCTATTATTAAAGAAGCCAACACGCTCGTGTCACTCTCAAACTACGCCGTCTCCCTCCATGACCTCAACAACTTCCGTCCGATCGAGGCGCCGCTAGCCAAGACCAAGAACGCCACCTGCTTCGCCGTGACCAGCAATGTCGTCGAGGACCCTCAAACCGGCATCCCCGAGTTTATCTCCCGGCTTGCCGTCGCCGTCAAGCGCCGCCTGCTATTGTACAGCTGGCACACTTCAGAGCTCAGCGGCAATGTTGAAGAGGTCGTACTGCCCGAGGCGATCCGTACTCTGACTTGGTCGTCCGCAACCAATATCGTCGTCGGAATGAATGCTGGTTATGccctcgtcgacgtcgtAACCAAGGAGACGACCGAGATCATAGCTGGCGGAGGCCAGGGCGAGCCAGGTAGCCGCCTTGGCGCCTACAGTATGGGATACATGGGGCTCGGCGGCTACATGCCGAAACCGCTGGCCGCTCGACTGGGTGAGGGCGAGATGCTGCTTGCCAAGGATATCAACACCGTTTTCGTCACGTCCGAGGGCAAGGTGTTGGAACACAAGCGCCAGGTGCCATGGCAGAGTGCTCCAGACAGCATTGGGTATAGCTATCCGTACCTGATCGCACTGTTGCCGCCAGCCAAGGGGAGCCTGGAGGTGCGAAACCCGGATACGTTGAGCCTGCTGCAGACCATCAACCTGCCGGGCGCGGCAGGGCTACACTTCCCACCGCCAAATGTGAGTCTTGCGCATGGTGGCAAGGGGTTCCACATCAGCAGTGACAGGTGTGTGTGGAAGATGGACGCAACGGACTACGATACTCAGGTTGATGAGCTTGTCAAGGCTGGGAGATATGATGAGGCCATCAGTATACTGAACATGCTGGAGGATGCTTTGTTGAGGAACAAGATCGAGGTTCTGCGCGAGGTCAAAATGTTGAAAGCAGAATCGCTTTTCCGGATGAAGAAGTTCCAGCAGAGCATGGATCTATTCAACGAGGAGGATGTCCATGCGCCTGCTGAAAGGGTTCTGCGACTGTTTCCTCCTGTCATCGCTGGAGATTTATCTGGAGTCCCGGCCTCTGACGATGGAAAAGCAgtcgaggaagaggaagttgAGGCCAATGGCAGCACCGATGAACACAAGGAAGAGAAGGACCAGAAGCAAGAGCCTGAACCAGCAACACCCGCAAAGGCAGCGGGTGGTTTCACAAATAGATTATGGGGACTTGGTCACGGCCTGACGCACAAGAAACCAGACTCGGATGCAGCATCGATCGCCTCGTCCAGGAAGCCGACAAAAGACGATCATCCAGATGacgacaacagcagcagtagcGACAAGGGCAAGTCATCAATCGCAGACAGTGGCATACTGGAGGGCAAGGATCTAATGGACGCCGTCCTCGAACTGAATGGCTATCTGGCTGGCGCCCGTGCCCGGCTCCAACGTGTGATTGACCCAACCACCGGCAAGCTTAAGCCGCGCaactcgaccgacccgacaGTAGATAGCCTACTGAGCGGCGAGAACAAGTCTCAATCGGATGAGCAGCTAGAAAAGGATCTGCGGGATACTTTCAGGCTGGTTGACACGACACTCTTCCGGGCTTTCATGTACTCGCGACCGGCGCTGGCAGGAAGTTTGTTTCGAATTCCCAATTGTTGTGACCCGGATGTGGTGAATGCCAAACTGTTGGAGCAAAACCGCTACAACGAGCTCGTCGACTTCTTTTACGGCAAGCGGCTGCACCGACAGGCGCTGGAGCTGCTGAAGAAGTTTGGCGACGGCGATGCACCCAGCGATGTTGCTGCTACCCTGCATGGTCCCGAGCGTACGGTGCGGTACCTCCAAAATCTGCCGCCCGAGATGATAGACCTGATCCTCGAGTTCTCAGAGTGGACTCTGCGTGCGAACCCCGAGTTGGGCATGGAAATCTTCTTGGCCGATACAGAGAATGCCGAGACCCTGCCAAGGGACAAGGTTGTGGACTTTTTGGCTGGTATCGATGTCGAACTCGAAGTGAGATATCTGGATCACATCATCACCGAGCTCAACGATATGACGCCTGATTTTCACAACCGGTTGGTCGACATATTGATCCGACACCTCAagacaaaagagaggggTGATCAGTGGGATGAGATGATGCAGAGGCTTTTGAGGTTTTTGGATAGTAGCAGACAGTATGCCGTTATGAGGGCTTACACTGCTATCAAAGACG ATTCTGCGTTTTACGAGGCACAAATCATTGTGCTGAGGCTTATGGATCAACACCGCGAAGCCTTGAGGATATGCGTCTTCAAGATGGAGGACTACGCGAGAGCCGAAGA GTATTGCAACCGTGTACATAAACTTGAACCGGAGGCAGCAGAGCCATCTTCGTCAATGAGGACGGTGGACGACCAAGAAAAGACCGAGCCTTCAATCTACCATACCCTGCTCTCATTATACCTCGACCCGCCACGCCAAATGTCGGACCCAGCACCGTCACCAAAGCTTGGACCGGCCCTGGAACTCCTATCTAAACACGGATCGCGGCTCCCAGCCTCTTCGTCGCTGTCCCTGATCCCAGATTCACTGCCCATCTCGGAGCTCAAGGCGTACTTCCGCGGTCAGATCCGGTCGGCCAACAGCGTTCTCAACGAGGGTAAGGTGGTGGCCAAGCTGCGCGAGACGGCCATGGTCGCCGCGCAGTCTAAGCTACTCCTCGGCGATGATGGGACGGGTGGACGTAACCGGCGGGTGGTGGTATCGGAGGAGAGAGTCTGCGGAACGTGCCACAAGCGGCTGGGTGGGAGCGTCGTCGCGGTCATGCCGGACAATGCGGTCGTACACTATGGCTGCCTGGGTAGGGCGGCCAGTGGTTCAAGCATGGGGAGTGGGTTCGGCGGTAGAGATGCCAGAGGACCAAGCTGGGGCCGTGTTGGTGGGCATTGA
- a CDS encoding monothiol glutaredoxin-5 — translation MASNIVSRQLRVASSTLATINVTARIVPRRVSWQSVLSIRSTPTYGHQRLPYHATKQALAQKQLPLFDNNIKPPGEQAFAPPHPPAVYTPPKSLSFLPKSWVPYAELMRIDKPIGTYYLFFPCLFSTLMAAPLATPMATPASVLGTTALFFTGALIMRGAGCTINDLWDRNLDPHVERTRLRPIARGAITPFKAVAFTGAQLLTGLAVLLQFPVSCLFYGVPSLVLVTLYPLAKRVTYYPQAVLGLTFSWGAIMGFPALGVDLLANEWALASAALLYSSNIAWTVLYDMIYAHMDAKDDVKAGIKSIALKHFHETKDVLSGLAAAHTILLTCAGMAADAGPAFFILGCGGGYLTLSTMIKRVNLKSPKDCWHWFIRGCGWTGGAITLGLFVDYCLRYREDQKFREEQAAARERVMAA, via the coding sequence ATGGCATCAAATATTGTGTCCAGACAGCTCCGGGTGGCTTCCTCCACCTTGGCAACCATCAACGTAACTGCGCGGATAGTACCAAGGCGGGTATCATGGCAGTCTGTACTCTCGATACGGAGTACACCGACCTATGGTCATCAAAGGCTACCGTATCATGCCACAAAACAGGCTCTCGCCCAGAAGCAGTTGCCGCTGTTTGACAACAACATCAAGCCGCCAGGAGAGCAGGCATTTGCACCTCCTCACCCACCCGCCGTCTACACCCCTCCCAAGTCCCTCTCCTTCCTCCCAAAGTCCTGGGTTCCCTATGCCGAGCTGATGCGCATCGACAAGCCGATCGGCACCTACTACCTCTTCTTCCCCTGTCTCTTCTCCACCCTCATGGCCGCGCCCCTCGCCACGCCCATGGCGACCCCGGCATCCGTTCTGGGCACCACGGCCCTCTTCTTCACTGGAGCCCTCATCATGCGCGGTGCCGGCTGCACCATCAATGACCTCTGGGaccgcaacctggacccGCATGTCGAGCGCACACGCCTGCGGCCCATCGCCCGCGGCGCCATCACCCCCTTTAAGGCAGTGGCCTTCACCGGCGCCCAGCTGCTGACGGGTCTGGCCGTGCTGCTGCAGTTCCCCGTGTCGTGCCTATTCTACGGCGTTCCTAGCCTGGTGCTCGTCACCCTGTACCCTCTCGCCAAGCGCGTCACCTACTACCCGCAGGCCGTGCTCGGCCTGACCTTTTCCTGGGGCGCCATCATGGGCTTCCCGGCCCTGGGCGTCGACCTGCTCGCCAACGAGTGGGCCCTCGCGTCGGCCGCGCTGCTGTACTCGTCCAACATCGCCTGGACCGTACTGTACGACATGATTTACGCCCACATGGACGCCAAGGACGACGTCAAGGCCGGCATCAAGAGCATCGCGCTCAAGCACTTCCACGAGACCAAGGACGTCCTCTCCGGGCTGGCCGCTGCCCACACCATCCTGCTGACGTGCGCCGGCATGGCCGCCGATGCAGGCCCTGCATTTTTCATCCTCGGCTGCGGAGGCGGCTACCTCACATTGAGCACCATGATCAAGAGGGTGAATCTGAAAAGCCCCAAGGATTGCTGGCATTGGTTCATTAGAGGTTGCGGCTGGACCGGTGGTGCGATCACGCTCGGCCTCTTTGTCGATTACTGCTTGAGGTATCGAGAGGACCAGAAATTCAGGGAAGAGCAAGCTGCGGCGAGGGAAAGGGTCATGGCTGCATAA